The DNA region ACCGCGGGTATCTGCTGTCCCAGCCGGGCATGCGCAAGATCGGCGCGCTCGAAGTGCTGCGGTTCGGCCTGTACTTCGTCGGTGTGAAGCGGGATCCGAAGGCCTTCCTGCAGTGGCTCAAGCTGGTTCGCCAGGGCCGCAAGGAGAAGTTCTACCGCTACTGAGCTCCACGAAAAGAGGCCCCTCGCTCGCGCGAGGGGCCTCTTTTCTGTCCGTCTCACCAAACCACGTCGGCTCACGAACGTGTCGCGAAAGTGGCTTTCGCGACACACGTCCGTCTACTCGCCGATGACCGGCGGCGCGGTGCGCATGTCGGTCCCGAAGACCTCGTCGGGGTCGCCCTCGACGAGGTACGTCGGACGCTGGTGCTCGGTGTCCTCGTCCCCGTCCGCCTGCTGACCGCGGCCGCCCATACCGCCGGCCATCCCCGGACCGCCGCGGCCGGCGGCGCCACCGCCGAGGCCGCCCATACCGCGGCCGGCGGCCGCTTCGGCGGCGCCGATACCGCCAGGGCGGGCCGCGCCGGACGCGGAACCCGAACCGGGCGTGGAGCCACCGCCGCTACCGGGGCCGAACCCGCTTCCGCCGCCACCGCGACCGGTCCGGCTGTTGTAGTCCGAGTCGCCCATGCCGCCCATCATGGGCGGCGCCATCGGCATCGGGCTGATCGGCATCGCGGTGTTGTTGTTGGGGCCGGGCGTGGTGATCGGCGCCGGGCCGTTCTGGAAGCCGGACGGCGTCGTACCCGACGGGAGGCTCCCGGATCCCGTGGTGCTGCCCGGACCGGGCAGGTTGGAGCCGTAGCCGCCACCGCCGCCTCCGCCACCACCGCTGCCCCCGCCACCACTGCCGGGCGGGATGTAGGTGTTGCCGGGGTTGTTGGAGCCGGGCGTGTTCGAGCCGGGCGGAACCTGGTACGGCTGCGGCTTGCCCGGATCGTCGATACCGCCACCGCCGCCCGCGCCGAACTTCGGCGGCTCGGCGAACACCGGCTGCTTCGACGCGGCCTCGTACAAGGACTTGTCGTAGCTGTTCATGGCGGAGGCCGCCTGAGTGTGGGCCTCCTGGCTGTCCTTCTGCTTCTGGATGGACTTGTCGATGTTGTCGCCGAGGTTGAACGGGTTCGACGTCATCCACCCCCGACCTCTTCCTTCCAGCTGAAGGGGATCGGTTTGGGCATCGTGTTCTTCACGGTGGAAGCCGCGGTGCCCTGGTCGTAGATCGTTTCGGAGGCGAGCTTCGCGTTCTGGGAGTTCGTCTCCGACCACTTGCTGAGGCTCTTGAAATAGCCCTGCGCGTTGCCCGCCGCGTCACCTTCCCAGGTGCCCTGCGAGGCGGTGACGGCCTGGTCCATCGTCCTCGAGAAGGTGTCGAAGGCCTTGTGGATCTCGTGGTACGCGGTCGAGACCTCGGAGACCTGTTCGACGCTCAGGTTGCTGTTGACGAACTGTTCGAGCTTCTCGTGGTCGTAGCCGAGGTAGTCGCCGTTCGGCGGCTCGAGCCCCTCGACGTACTTGACGTCCTTGTTCTTCGTCAGCTCGTCGACGGTCTTGTTGCCGACGTCTTCGGACTGCTGCTGAGCCCTGCCCTGGGCGATCAACCGCTGGAAGATGCCGAACGGCCCGTCGCCGCCCTCGCCGCTCGCCTTGTCCCGGTAGTACTGGTCCCGGGCTTGGGGCGAGAGACCGGCGACGTACTCCTGCTCGGTCATCTGAGCCTTGTTGCTGGTCATCCTGGTCCCCCTAGCCCTTCGGAAGCTTCGGTTCGACGATGTCGGCGATCTTCTCCGCCATCCCGCACGACTTCTCCGGATCCGTGCTGACGACCACGAGGTCGACCCGCGCCGAGGCGCTGATTTCGAGCGCCATCAGACAGCTGCTGGGAGGTTTCGGAACGAGCACGGCCTTGCGTCCGTTGACGTTGCCGGTGGTCTTGCCGTTCCCGCCGTCGACGACACTGTCGACACCCTGCTTGTCACGAACCCCGAGGCTGAGGGTGACGCTGTCGGCCGCCGTCTGGGAGTCCTTGGTGAACTCGCAGACGCGGGCACCGCCGACGTTCTCGGGGACGGGTGGCTCGAAAGTGCCGAACGACGCGAGATCGGCGGCGCCGACGAGCGAACACGGATCGATCGACGCGGGGTCGGCACCACCGGTGGCCGTCGTCGGGGCGCTGGACTCGCCGCCTTGCGCGGGCGACGACGGCGCCGCGGAGGGAGTACCCGGCTTTTCGGTGGAACAGGCCGCGAGCACGAACGCGGCCGCGGTCAGCGGTACGAGGAGCAGCTTCTTCATTCCGCCTCAGTTCTTGAGCCGATCGAGCGCCTCGACCGTTTCGTGTTCTTTCTTCTCGTACTGGCCCGAGGCGCGCAACAGCGCTTCTTCGGTATCCAGGACCACCTGTTTGAACTGACCGAGCACCGCGCTCGCCGAATTGGCCGCCTGAGCGGCACCCTTGTGGTCGTGAGCGGCGACGGCCCTGCCGTACGGGTGGTCGCCGAGTTGCGGTGCTTGAGAAAGATGGACTGTCTTGCCTTCCAGGCTGTTGAGCTCTTTCGTCATGTCGCGCACCGCTTTGAGAAGCGGCTTGACACCTTCGGCGGTGATCTTGAAGCCGCCGCTCTTGGCGGCCGAGACCAGCTTCTGGGTCTCCGCGCTCACCTTGGCGATCGCGGCCGCGTTCAGGCCGCCCATCGCGACGTAGTTGGCCGCCGCGCCCATGGCGGAACCGATCGAGAAGTCCGGTGCCGCCTGTCCGCCGTCCGCTTCGAAAGCCATCGCCCGCCCCACTGCCTCGTCTGCTCGCCCGTGCGTATCGCCCGGCAGTCTACTAGCCGGGCACTCAGCGCGACGGTGATTCACCGATCGCCGAAGATCTCCGAAACTGTGACGAAACGGGCGTCACCCTGGTTCCCCGTGTTTCAGAACTGCCCTTCGAGCTGGGCATACAGCTGCTGCGCGATCCTCGCGTTGTCGGCGGGAGCGTAGGTCAGCCAGCTTTGCCCGTCGGCCGCCTGGCGCGAAGTCATCATGAAGCGGCCGGCTTCGGTGTCGAACCACGCCAGCGGCGGGAAGACCTGGCCGCCGCGGATGTACACGCTGAACTGGCCCACCCGTGTCTTCGGCTTCTCGAAGATCCGCTCCACCTGCCGCTGCTGCGGATTCGACCCGTGCGACCGCGGCCCGCTGACCTTGGCGAAGGGGTCGTACGCGTCGTCGTTCCGAGGACGCTTCGGTGCGCTCGCCGGCTTCGCGATGGTGACCGACTGCCCGGGGCCCGCCGGGGTGAGCGGCAGCAGGTCGACGATCGACGCGACGATCGCGGTCGGCCTGGTCTCCTCGAACACGAGCAGGTTCTCGTCCTGGCGTACGACGACCGCGAATTGCCCGTTCGTCGCCGCCCGCGCGAACAGCTGCTTGTCCTTGTCCATCTGCGCGACCGCCCAGACGGCGAGCTGCGGGTTGGCGAACGTGGCGATCGCGAGTTCGACGTCGGCGTCGAGCCTGCCGCCGCGCATCAGGCCGCGGCCTTCGAGATCGCGGAAGACGGCCTCGCGCACCATCGCGCGCTGATCGGTCGTCGTGCCGATGTGCGGGATCTCGAACGGGACGGGCGCCGGCCCGAACCGGCCGTGTTCGAGCAGGATGTCCACCGCCGCCAGCGACAACGAGAACGAATGCGGCATCGCCATTTCCCCCGCGGGTGTCTTGTCCGTCGGGATGAACGTAGTCCACGCGCCCGATACGCCCGCAGCGAACCCGCTTGCCCGGCCGTGATCAAGGCTGGTGCCATGGATCCATGGCAGACCAGAAACCCGCGCTCGTCCTCCATCTCGCCACCGGCGGGGAGCCGCTGCTCTTCGCGCTCACGGCGGAAGAAACCGAACGGCTGACCAAGGATCTCTCGCATTTCGTCCGCACCGGTTCGGTGCAGACGATCCAGACGAGGGACGACTCCGAGGTGGCGATCAACTTCTCCCACGTCGCCGCCGCCTACATCGACGACCTGAACCGCAAGACGCGGGTGTTCGGCCTCCACTAGTCCCGGGAAAAGAGCTCCAGCAGCCCCGTCTTGATCTCCGGGCGGCTGGCGGCGACCAGCAGGAAGGTGGCTTCCCGGACGAGCCGCTGGGGGTGTCGTCCGGCGAGTACCGACGTGCTGCCGTTGGCCGCGACCAGCGCGCCCGCGGCCCGGAAGGCGAGCTCCGCGCCCGCCGCCCTGGCCGCGGGCAGCGACGGCGGATCGGCGAGCGCCGCGTCGAGCCTGCCGCGGACGGCGTCGATCTCGGCCCGGATCCCGGCGGCGACGCCGTCCTTCCCGAGCTCCTCGATGAGCCGCGCGGCGCGGGCGGCGAGGCCGAGGGGCGCGCAGCCGTTGAGCCGGGAGGCGAAGGTGTTGCCGGCGACGAAGTCCGCGTGCGGGATCTTCCCGTAGACGCGCTCGTCGGGCAGGAAGTAGCGGGTGAAGCCGAGGTGCACGGTGGCCGTGCCCTGCGCCGCGACGAGGTCGAGCGGCCGGACCTCCAGCCGCTCCCCCGCCACCGGGTCGATGATCGCGCTGACGACGGTGTCGCCGTCGCGGGCGCAGAGCTGGAGCAGATCGATGACGCCCCAGCCGCTGACGAACGGGGCCTCGCCGTCGAGCAGGTAGCCGCCCTCGACGCGTTCCGCGCGCAGCCTGGGCGGGGTCGGGATCACCGCGGCGAACGCGGCACCGGCCTTGAGTTCCCCGCTGACCAGCCGCGGGAGGTAGCGGTCACGCAGTTCGGCGTTGTCGGCCGTCGTGAGTGCCGCGACCAGGCCGTGGTGCTGGATCCAGGTGAACATCGTGCTCAGGCAGCCGCCCGCGAGCGTCTCCAGGACCTGGACGATCGTCGGGAGGTCGGCGCCCGGGCCACCGGCTTCCTTGGGCGCCGCGAGGCCGTAGAACCCTTCGGCGGCGAGAGCGTCGAAGTGGCTTGAGGGGACTTCGCCCTTGAGGTCGACATCCGCGGCCGCGGGGAAGAGGAGATCGTCGGCGAGGGCTTTGGCTCGGGTGACCAGATCCGTCATGCAAGTAAGGCTACCCTAACTTTGCTGAAGGACGCTTTCACCGCGTCTAATGCGGCGAAAGGGCCCTTCACCGCGTCTTATGCGGTGAAGGGCCCTTTCAGCCCACGCCAGTGCTTACAGCTCGTAAAGCCGCTTCCAGTTGTCCCGCGAGGTCAGCTCGGGCATGGCGCGCTTGTACTGCTCCTGCACCGCCGCGCCTTCCTTACGGAGCCGCTGGATCACCTTCGCGCCCCGGCGCGCCAGGTCGAACATCTTCGCGCGGTCGTACGAGCGGACCCGCACGCCCTCCTGCGAAGCGTCGGTGACGACGGCGGTGTCGAAGGTCGCGACGTGCCACCAGTGGGCCTCGTCGATCGGGATCGCGCCGAGCGAGTGGCGGCTGCGGCCGAGCACCCGGTCGAGGATCCGCTTGATCAGCACCAGGCGCTGCATGCTGGGCCGCGGCGCGCTGTTGATGATGCCGATGTCGTTCGACGCGATACCCGGGACGTCGGTGGCCTTGTGCCGCTTGGTCTCGGGGTACTCGTCGCGGATCCGGCGGATCTCCTTCATCGCGGCGACGCCGCCGTCACGCAGGACCTCCGGCCCCTCGAGGAAGTCCTCGACGGCCTTGATCAGCGTGGCGGACAGGCCGTACTGCATGCCGAGCAGGTACCGGACCAGCTGCGCGATGAGCACACGCGAGAGCAGGTTCAGGTTGAACGGCGAGTGCAGCGCGGCGGTGATGATCGAGTTCCGCAGGTTGAAGTAGCGGTGCCACTCGTCCCAGTCCTTCCAGTGGAAGTCGGCGTGCCAGACGCCGGCGCCCGGAAGGGTGACCGTGGGGAAGCCGTGCGCGCGGGCGCGGTAGCTGTACTCCGCGTCGTCCCACTGGAAGAAGAACGGCAGCGGGTAACCCGTGGCCTTGACGACCTCGTACGGGATCAGGCAAGACCACCAGCCGTTGTACCCGGCGTCGAGGCGGCGCTCCTGGCGGTTCGGCTTGAGGGTCTCCTCGTCGACGCCGAGCAGGTCGGCGGTCGAGAGCGAGTGCTGCACCGGCTGGCCGGGCTCCAGCGTGTTCAGCCGGGCGTATTCGGCGCCGACGTGCAGCTGGTTCGGGTGCAGCAGGTTCAGCATCTGCCCGCCGACGATGACCGGGTTGACCGTGCGGTTGGAGAACGCGGTCATCCGGATCACCAGATCCGGCTCCAGCAGCACGTCGTCGTCCATGAACAGGACGTTCGCGTGCTCGGTCTCGGTGTGCCCGGCGACCTCGTAGAGGCCGCGGGTGAACCCGCCGGCACCGCCGAGGTTCGGCTGCTTGATGTAGTGCAGCTTGTCGCCGAGGTCCTTGGCGACCTGCTCGAAGCCGTCACGCGACTCGACGAGGTCGGTGCCCTGGTCGGCGACGTAGATCGCGTCGAGCGTCTCCAGCGAGGAGACGTCGGCGGCGAGCGCCTGCAGGTTCGACAGGCAGTCGTCGGCGCGGTTCATCGTGCAGATGGTCACCGCGGTCGGGCGGATCTTCTCCGGCGCTTCGACCGTCCAGCGGACCTTCTCGACACGCAGCGACTGGCCGCCCTCGGTCTCGATGTCGAGCCAGAGCGCGCCGCCGTCGTAGAACTTGTCGAGCTTCGCGGTGAGCGTCACCTTCTGCTGCTTCGCGCCCGCGACGATCTCGGCGGCGACGACACGCGAGTCGCCCTCGATGTCGGAGGCGCCGACGGACAGCTGGCCGTCACCGGTGACGACGGCCTCGACCTGGACCTCGGTCACGTCGGTCCAGCGCTGCCAGTAGCTGGCGGGGAACCGGCCGAAGTACGTGTTGCCGGACACCTTCGACGCGGGCTCGATGGAGATGCCCCCGCGCTCGCGCACGGCGGTACCCCATTCGAGTTCGGCGTAGAGGTCCTTGCTGACGATGGGGGCCGGGCCGGCGTAGAGCCCGCGCTGCGCGGTGAGACGGCCCTGCGGGGTGCGTTCCGCGAAGCGGGTGTCGTCGACAGTGCTCACCATGGCGCTCGGGGCCTCTCCGGTGACGGCGGCTTTACCGGGCATGAATCCTCAGTTCTCCTCTGTGCTGGTGGCGGTGGCGCGGGGCTCACGGAAGACGACCCACTTGAGCATGACGAAGTTGATCACGGTCGCGGTTGCCTGCGAGACGACCCAGCCGAAGGTGGCCTTCCAGGCCGACTCCGGCAGGACGTGCAGCATCGTGCGGTTGACGCCGACGGCCACGAGGAACGTGACGGCGTACAAGAGCACGAAGCTACCGATCTGACGCGCGCCCTCCTGACGTCCACCGGCGAAGGTGAACTTGCGGTTCAGGAAGAAGGCGGTCGTGGTGCCCACGATGAAGCTGAGCGCGCGAGCGATGTCCACCCACGGCGTCGCGTCCATTCCGAGGGCACGAAGCCCCTGGTAGACGCCGAAATCGACCAGGGCGCAGAAGCCGCCGATGAGGCCGAAGCGGATGAGCTGCCCGAGCAGCCCAGGGGAGGACGGCGCTGCTGCCGTCACGCCGGCTTTCGGGTCGGTCGCCACCACTGCTCTACCTCATAAACTGCTGGGGCTGATGCGCAAAGTGTAGAAGCGAGCACTTCAGGGTCACGTTCCGGGCAGTGTTCGGCGTGGTTACCCTGGTCGGCGTGACCCAAGCACCCAAGACACAGCGTCAGTCGCTCATGGGCTGGGCAAGGACGTCGCCGACCATCGCGGACGTCCTGAGCACCCCCGACGTGGAAGCCATCGCCAAGGCGGTGACGCAGGCCGGGGAACGCGGGGTCATCGCGCGTGGTCTCGGCCGCTCGTACGGCGACCCGGCGCAGAACGCGGGCGGGCTGGTCGTGGACATGACCGCGCTGGACCGCATCCACTCGATCGACCCGGATTCCGGCATCGTCGACCTCGACGCCGGGGTCAGCCTCGACAAGCTGATGCGCGAGGGCCTGCCGTACGGCCTGTGGGTCCCGGTGCTGCCGGGTACACGCCAGGTGACCATCGGCGGCGCGATCGCCAACGACATCCACGGCAAGAACCACCACTCGGCGGGCAGCTTCGGCAACCACGTGGTGTCGATGGACCTGGTCACCGCCGACGGGCAGGTGCGCACGATCACGCCGGACGGCCCCGACGCGGAGCTGTTCTGGGCGACCGTGGCCGGCATCGGCCTGACGGGCATCGTCGTCCGCGCCAAGATCCGGA from Amycolatopsis sp. EV170708-02-1 includes:
- a CDS encoding DUF3558 domain-containing protein, with amino-acid sequence MKKLLLVPLTAAAFVLAACSTEKPGTPSAAPSSPAQGGESSAPTTATGGADPASIDPCSLVGAADLASFGTFEPPVPENVGGARVCEFTKDSQTAADSVTLSLGVRDKQGVDSVVDGGNGKTTGNVNGRKAVLVPKPPSSCLMALEISASARVDLVVVSTDPEKSCGMAEKIADIVEPKLPKG
- a CDS encoding ESX secretion-associated protein EspG, with the translated sequence MPHSFSLSLAAVDILLEHGRFGPAPVPFEIPHIGTTTDQRAMVREAVFRDLEGRGLMRGGRLDADVELAIATFANPQLAVWAVAQMDKDKQLFARAATNGQFAVVVRQDENLLVFEETRPTAIVASIVDLLPLTPAGPGQSVTIAKPASAPKRPRNDDAYDPFAKVSGPRSHGSNPQQRQVERIFEKPKTRVGQFSVYIRGGQVFPPLAWFDTEAGRFMMTSRQAADGQSWLTYAPADNARIAQQLYAQLEGQF
- a CDS encoding acyl-CoA dehydrogenase family protein, with protein sequence MTDLVTRAKALADDLLFPAAADVDLKGEVPSSHFDALAAEGFYGLAAPKEAGGPGADLPTIVQVLETLAGGCLSTMFTWIQHHGLVAALTTADNAELRDRYLPRLVSGELKAGAAFAAVIPTPPRLRAERVEGGYLLDGEAPFVSGWGVIDLLQLCARDGDTVVSAIIDPVAGERLEVRPLDLVAAQGTATVHLGFTRYFLPDERVYGKIPHADFVAGNTFASRLNGCAPLGLAARAARLIEELGKDGVAAGIRAEIDAVRGRLDAALADPPSLPAARAAGAELAFRAAGALVAANGSTSVLAGRHPQRLVREATFLLVAASRPEIKTGLLELFSRD
- a CDS encoding glycosyltransferase is translated as MPGKAAVTGEAPSAMVSTVDDTRFAERTPQGRLTAQRGLYAGPAPIVSKDLYAELEWGTAVRERGGISIEPASKVSGNTYFGRFPASYWQRWTDVTEVQVEAVVTGDGQLSVGASDIEGDSRVVAAEIVAGAKQQKVTLTAKLDKFYDGGALWLDIETEGGQSLRVEKVRWTVEAPEKIRPTAVTICTMNRADDCLSNLQALAADVSSLETLDAIYVADQGTDLVESRDGFEQVAKDLGDKLHYIKQPNLGGAGGFTRGLYEVAGHTETEHANVLFMDDDVLLEPDLVIRMTAFSNRTVNPVIVGGQMLNLLHPNQLHVGAEYARLNTLEPGQPVQHSLSTADLLGVDEETLKPNRQERRLDAGYNGWWSCLIPYEVVKATGYPLPFFFQWDDAEYSYRARAHGFPTVTLPGAGVWHADFHWKDWDEWHRYFNLRNSIITAALHSPFNLNLLSRVLIAQLVRYLLGMQYGLSATLIKAVEDFLEGPEVLRDGGVAAMKEIRRIRDEYPETKRHKATDVPGIASNDIGIINSAPRPSMQRLVLIKRILDRVLGRSRHSLGAIPIDEAHWWHVATFDTAVVTDASQEGVRVRSYDRAKMFDLARRGAKVIQRLRKEGAAVQEQYKRAMPELTSRDNWKRLYEL
- a CDS encoding GtrA family protein is translated as MVATDPKAGVTAAAPSSPGLLGQLIRFGLIGGFCALVDFGVYQGLRALGMDATPWVDIARALSFIVGTTTAFFLNRKFTFAGGRQEGARQIGSFVLLYAVTFLVAVGVNRTMLHVLPESAWKATFGWVVSQATATVINFVMLKWVVFREPRATATSTEEN